The following are encoded in a window of Brevibacillus ruminantium genomic DNA:
- a CDS encoding sugar ABC transporter substrate-binding protein, which translates to MKKRIAIPLILMMMFSVLAGCAGQANNSTGATAGNQQGSSDGKPKVTVVLMELSAQYFKFMEAGAKAAFQEFGVDGKVIAPSNQSQVIEQVNMIETALNEKPDALVLMPSQPESALPVLRKYKQKGIPVLLIDTDVPNWKDKTSYIGTNNDEAGYTAAQLVAKQLNKGDKVAILEGIAGTYASETRIAGAKRGLTEAGLEIAVSQSADWDRVKATSVMENILQAHPDVKAVVAANDEMALGAVRATEAKGLKIPVVGVDGIIEAVESVNKGILFGSVAQKPYDMGYLGVKNALAAIKGEPVEQRIDSGLDTITKENAEAKLKDLKAKLGQ; encoded by the coding sequence ATGAAAAAGAGAATTGCGATTCCATTGATTTTGATGATGATGTTCTCCGTTCTGGCAGGCTGCGCTGGGCAAGCAAACAATAGCACGGGAGCGACGGCCGGAAATCAGCAAGGGTCTTCTGACGGCAAGCCAAAAGTCACCGTTGTCTTGATGGAGCTGAGCGCGCAGTATTTTAAATTCATGGAAGCGGGAGCAAAAGCCGCTTTTCAAGAGTTCGGCGTAGATGGAAAGGTGATCGCTCCTTCCAATCAATCGCAAGTCATAGAGCAGGTAAACATGATCGAAACGGCGCTGAATGAAAAGCCGGATGCGCTGGTTTTGATGCCTTCTCAGCCGGAATCCGCTCTCCCGGTATTGAGGAAGTATAAACAGAAAGGCATCCCCGTTCTGTTGATCGACACAGACGTGCCGAACTGGAAGGATAAAACCTCTTATATCGGTACCAATAACGATGAGGCAGGCTATACAGCCGCACAGCTTGTCGCCAAGCAGCTTAACAAAGGGGACAAAGTCGCTATTCTCGAAGGAATCGCCGGGACCTATGCTAGCGAGACGCGGATTGCCGGAGCGAAAAGAGGGCTGACGGAAGCCGGGCTGGAAATCGCGGTTTCGCAGTCGGCTGACTGGGACCGGGTAAAAGCTACCTCCGTAATGGAGAACATTTTGCAAGCGCACCCAGATGTCAAAGCGGTCGTTGCCGCCAATGACGAGATGGCGCTGGGAGCCGTGCGCGCCACAGAAGCAAAAGGCTTGAAAATCCCTGTCGTCGGTGTCGACGGAATCATTGAGGCGGTTGAATCCGTGAACAAAGGCATCCTGTTCGGCTCGGTTGCGCAGAAGCCGTATGACATGGGCTACCTTGGCGTGAAAAATGCATTGGCGGCGATTAAAGGCGAGCCGGTGGAACAGCGCATTGACAGCGGACTCGATACGATCACCAAAGAAAATGCGGAAGCAAAGCTGAAGGATCTGAAAGCAAAGCTGGGGCAATAA
- a CDS encoding IS3 family transposase (programmed frameshift), producing MATRVSYPAEIKLKAVEMRMAGVSVSEVMEHLCIKNKTQVDTWLRWYRNGEIHRFEQPVGKQYTYGKGPEVTSEVERLKQENRFLKQQLDGLKKVQGVGKEVSPEAVVQWMDSIKGEVSVQQACLWLGVARSTYYRWKNQRNTQPVSKPLVTRIRELCLAHKFRYGYRKITALLRREMQVNHKRVQRIMREEGLQCRVKVKKRKGIGQPFQVADHLLKRDFHAEQPLQKLVTDITYLPFGSKMLYLSSIMDLYNGEIIAYSIGDTQDTGLVLDTLYQLPTVTSCMLHSDQGSVYTSKAFQQAVKEKGITMSMSRKGTPADNAPIESFHSTLKSETFYLEDFTCTTTAIVAQIVQDYIHYYNSIRIQTKLNNQSPIQFRQLAA from the exons GTGGCAACGAGAGTAAGCTATCCCGCGGAAATTAAGCTAAAGGCTGTTGAAATGAGGATGGCGGGCGTATCAGTGAGTGAAGTAATGGAACATCTTTGTATCAAGAACAAAACGCAGGTGGATACATGGTTACGTTGGTATAGAAACGGGGAAATTCACCGCTTTGAACAACCAGTAGGTAAGCAGTACACATATGGAAAAGGGCCAGAGGTTACATCTGAAGTTGAAAGATTGAAGCAGGAAAATCGCTTCTTAAAACAACAATTGGATG GTCTTAAAAAAGTACAAGGAGTGGGAAAGGAGGTGTCACCAGAAGCAGTAGTCCAGTGGATGGATTCCATAAAGGGAGAGGTCTCTGTACAACAAGCGTGCCTATGGCTGGGCGTTGCTCGTTCCACCTACTATCGGTGGAAAAATCAAAGGAATACACAACCGGTTTCAAAACCACTCGTCACACGTATTCGTGAGCTGTGCTTAGCACATAAATTTCGCTATGGATACCGAAAAATCACAGCACTTTTACGCCGAGAGATGCAAGTGAATCATAAACGAGTGCAACGGATCATGAGAGAAGAAGGCTTGCAATGTCGAGTGAAAGTGAAAAAGCGAAAGGGAATCGGACAACCATTCCAAGTAGCTGATCATCTTCTAAAACGTGATTTTCATGCGGAACAACCATTGCAAAAACTAGTTACGGATATTACTTACCTGCCTTTCGGCAGCAAAATGCTGTATTTATCTAGCATCATGGACTTGTACAACGGCGAGATTATCGCCTACAGTATTGGAGACACACAAGATACCGGTTTGGTTTTAGATACGTTGTATCAGTTGCCCACAGTAACGAGTTGCATGTTACATAGTGACCAAGGTTCCGTTTATACATCCAAGGCATTTCAACAGGCTGTAAAGGAAAAGGGCATTACCATGAGCATGTCCCGTAAGGGTACACCTGCTGATAATGCCCCCATAGAATCGTTTCATTCCACGCTAAAGTCTGAAACGTTCTATCTTGAAGACTTTACCTGTACAACGACGGCCATCGTTGCACAGATTGTTCAAGACTACATTCATTACTATAACTCAATTCGCATTCAAACGAAACTAAACAACCAGTCACCGATTCAATTTCGGCAACTGGCTGCTTAA